A genomic window from Glycine max cultivar Williams 82 chromosome 17, Glycine_max_v4.0, whole genome shotgun sequence includes:
- the LOC100816561 gene encoding protein NRT1/ PTR FAMILY 6.2 codes for MKEKMSWTVADAVDYKGFPADRSKTGGWVPAALILGIEIVERLSTMGIAVNLVTYMISIMHLPSSTAANTVTDFMGTSFLLCLLGGFLADSFLGRYKTIGIFASIQTLGTATLAISTKLPGLRPPPCHANSDSCKQANGFQMGILYLSLYLIALGTGGLKSSVSGFGSDQFDEKDEKEKSQMAYFFNRFFFFISFGTLAAVTVLVYLQDEVSRSLAYGICSVSMIIAIIVFLSGTKRYRYKRSLGSPIVHIFQVIAASIKKRKMQLPYNVGSLYEDTPEASRIEHTEQFRFLEKAAIVAEDDFETNLCGSGPNPWKLCSLTRVEEVKMMVRLLPVWATTIIFWTIYAQLITFSVEQASTMERNIGSFQIPAGSVTVFFVAAILITLAVYDRLIMPLWKKWNGKPGFTDLQRIAIGLVFSIFGMAAASVCERKRLSVAKSVSGGNQATTTLPISVFLLIPQFFLVGSGEAFIYTGQLDFFITRSPKGMKTMSTGLFLTTLSLGFFFSSFLVSVVKKVTGTRDGQGWLADSINKGRLDLFYALLTILSFVNFAAFAVCAVWFKPKKPKQPAAMQMGPVNGSTAEEKC; via the exons ATG AAGGAAAAAATGAGTTGGACAGTTGCAGACGCCGTGGACTATAAAGGCTTCCCTGCAGACAGGTCCAAAACAGGTGGTTGGGTACCCGCAGCTCTTATTTTAG GGATTGAAATCGTGGAGAGGCTCTCCACCATGGGGATTGCAGTGAACCTGGTAACATACATGATCTCAATCATGCATCTGCCAAGCTCAACTGCAGCCAACACTGTGACTGACTTTATGGGCACATCATTTCTCCTGTGTTTGCTGGGAGGTTTTCTAGCAGATTCCTTCCTTGGCAGATACAAGACAATTGGAATCTTTGCTTCAATACAAACACTG GGTACTGCTACATTAGCAATCTCAACAAAATTGCCAGGGCTACGTCCACCACCTTGCCATGCTAACAGTGACAGCTGCAAACAAGCCAACGGATTCCAAATGGGAATCTTGTACTTGTCACTGTACCTTATTGCACTAGGAACTGGTGGCCTCAAGTCCAGTGTTTCAGGATTTGGTTCTGACCAATTCGATGAGAAAGATGAGAAGGAGAAATCGCAAATGGCCTATTTTTTCAACaggtttttcttcttcatcagtTTTGGAACTCTGGCAGCTGTCACAGTACTTGTCTATCTGCAAGATGAAGTGAGTCGCAGCTTGGCGTATGGAATATGTTCTGTCTCTATGATCATAGCCATTATCGTGTTCTTATCAGGAACTAAAAGATACAGATACAAGAGGAGTTTGGGGAGCCCCATTGTCCACATTTTCCAAGTTATTGCTGCatcaataaagaaaagaaagatgcaACTCCCATACAATGTTGGTTCTTTGTATGAGGACACTCCCGAGGCTTCAAGAATAGAGCACACCGAACAGTTCCG TTTCTTGGAGAAAGCAGCCATTGTGGCAGAAGATGATTTTGAGACAAATTTATGTGGTTCTGGACCAAACCCATGGAAATTATGCTCACTAACAAGGGTAGAGGAGGTGAAAATGATGGTGAGACTTCTGCCAGTGTGGGCCACAACCATCATATTTTGGACCATTTACGCACAGTTGATCACCTTTTCAGTTGAGCAAGCCTCCACCATGGAAAGGAATATTGGGAGTTTCCAAATCCCTGCAGGCTCTGTCACAGTCTTTTTTGTGGCTGCAATACTAATCACTCTGGCTGTCTATGACCGACTCATCATGCCCCTTTGGAAAAAGTGGAACGGCAAACCAG GTTTCACTGACCTACAAAGGATAGCAATTGGGCTTGTATTTTCCATTTTTGGAATGGCGGCTGCTTCTGTATGCGAGAGGAAACGGTTATCCGTTGCAAAAAGTGTTAGTGGCGGCAACcaagcaacaacaacacttCCTATAAGCGTTTTCCTTCTGATCCCACAGTTCTTCTTGGTGGGTTCTGGTGAAGCATTCATATACACAGGCCAACTTGATTTCTTCATAACACGGTCACCAAAAGGAATGAAAACCATGAGCACTGGTCTCTTTCTCACAACTTTGTCTCTCGGTTTCTTCTTCAGCAGTTTCCTTGTCTCGGTTGTTAAGAAAGTTACTGGGACAAGAGATGGGCAAGGGTGGCTAGCAGACAGCATAAACAAGGGCAGGCTCGATTTGTTCTATGCACTGCTTACCATACTTAGTTTCGTTAACTTTGCAGCATTTGCGGTATGTGCAGTTTGGTTCAAACCTAAGAAACCTAAACAACCAGCTGCTATGCAAATGGGGCCAGTTAATGGGTCCACAGCAGAGGAAAAGTGCTGA